CGCCGCCGTCGCGGACCTCACCGTCGCCCTCGTCGGGGGATGGTCGCTCCTCCTGCTCGCGACGGTCGTCGTCGCCGGCGACCTCCTCGACCGCGGCCGCCTCGCCCGCCTCGTCGGCTCCGGACTCGCCGTCGTCGCCTTCGTCGCCGGCGTCGCCCTCGCCACCCCACTCGACCAACCGCATCTCGCGCTGCTCGCGATGCAAACTACGACCGTCGCCGTCGCTGGGCTTGCCGCGACCCTCCTCTATCGACTGGTCGCACTGTTGCACGACGAGCGCACGGGACTGGCTGCTGGTGTCGCCCTCGCTGTCGCCTCGCCGGGCGTCCTGTGGGCGACGATACCGAAACGCCACGTCCTGACCGCGGCGTTCGCGCTCGCGGCTTGCTACTGGCTCGTTCGGAGTCGCGCGACCGGCCGGTCTGCTCGTCGGTTTCACGCCCTCGCGTACGTCCCCGTCGGCCTGACCGCGTGGCTCAACGCCGCCGAAGGACTCGTCCTGCTCGCTGCTCTCGTCGCCGTCGACCTCGCCACGCTCCCGCGACTCGACGCTCGCCGGCTCGCCGTCGTCGCCGGCGCGTTCGGCTGTTCGCTCCTCCCGCTCATCGTGACGAATCTGCTCGTCGCCGGCGACCCGCTCACCACGCCGCGGATGCTCCCGCCGTACGGGTCGGGTGGCGATATCCGGTTCGGCGGCGGTGGCGGCGGTGGCGGCGGTGGTGGCGGTAGTGTTGGTGGCAGCGGTGGTGGCGGTAGTGCGGGTGGTGGCGGTGGTGGCGGTAGTGCTGGTGGAGGCAGTGGCGGTAGTGCGGGTGGTGGCGGTGGCGGCGGCGGTTTCTCTCTCGCTCCGCTCCTCAGTCCGTTCGCCGAATCGCTCTCGCGGCTCAGCGTCTTCACCGGCTTCCTCACCGACGGTGTGCGCGCGAGCATCACGACACCCTCGAAGCTGTATCACGCCTTCGTCCGGAGTGGCTACGTCGCCACGCAGAACACCGGCTCGACCGGACTCGCCATCAATCTCGCCTTCCTCGAAGCACTCCCTATCGCCGGGGTACTCGCCGCACTTCCGGTGCTCGCGGCTCGCCGCGCCCGGACACTTGATATCGCCGACTTCCGAGCGTCGCTCGCAACACCGGCCCGGACGGCCGACGCCTTCGCGCTCGGCTACGCGGTCCTCCTCACGCTCGTCTACATCCCGCGGCTCCCGGTTCACGCGACGTTGACAGTCCGGTATATCTACCCGCTGTTCCCGCTCGCGCTGTACGCCGTCGCCCGACTGCCCGCGGCGCGTGCGGTCGTCCGCGAACAGGCGACCTTGCTCGCGTTCACCTACGCCGGCGGCGTCGCTATCGGTGGCCAACTCACCGTCCTCGTCGTCGCCCTCGCCGACTGCGGCGCGAGCGAGACGCTGCAGGCGTACGCGCTGCTCGCCCTTGGACTCGCGGCGCTGCTCGCCGGCTGGTCGGTCGCCGCCGCGCTCGGTCGCCGCACCACCCGCACCGGGGCCGTCCTGTTCGGACTGGCCGGCGCGTGCGCGAGTAACGTCATCGGCGTCTTCCTATTCCAGTTCTTCGGCGAGGCGTTCCTCCTCCCGTTCGTGCCGCTGTGAGCTGTTTTCCACCGTTTACGCCCTCACCGACAGCACACTTTTGCCGGCTCGGCTGAAACTACGGGTATGTCGAAGGGTGCCAGCCGACGAATCACGGATGACCAGATGAGCGAACCGCACGTTCGCGGTCACCGCGTCAGCGTCCGCCAGATTCACGCCCTCGTTGAGGAGGCCGACACCGACCCCGAGACGGTTGCCGACCGATACGACCTCGATGTCGCCGACGTGTACCACGCGCTCGCGTACTATCACGACCACCCCCGCGAGATGCGCGACGTGGAGCGCACCCGCGAGACGGCGATAGACGCCATCCGCGAGTCAATTGACCGCCCCGACGACGTCAGCCCAGATACGGCCTGAGATGGCCAACTGGCGATTTCTGCTCGACGAGAACATCGACCCGAAGACTGCGACGTATCTCGCGAAAGAGGGTGTTGATGTCGAACACGTCCGCGACGCGCTCTGGCAGGGGGCACGCGACGAACGAGACGTGCTGCCGTACGCACGAGCCGAACAGCGAATCGTCGTGACGAGCGACGTCACCGATTTCGGTGGGCTGGAGAATGCCGACCACGCCGGACTCGTCCTGCTCTACGATGATACGATGCCAGCGTACCAAGTGGCGTCTGGGCTGCTCTCGATGGTCGATGCCTACGGTACCCGCGAGCGGTTCGCCGGGCGCGAGGAGCTTGAGCCGTGGGTGTAAGCCGTCATCGTTCGACGCCGCTTTGCTCGCTCGGTGCGAGCGACGGCTATGCGCCAGTTCGTCGTCGTCGGCCACGACGCACCCACGACACCTGATTTCCCGCTCGATGACCTCCCGTCGGCCGCCGGCAGACTCGACGTGCTCTGTCGGTGTGTCAACAGCGCCCTCTTTCTTTCACACGGAATTCGTGATTCCCGCGTCCATCTCGTCCTCGCCGACGAGTACACCGTCACCTTCGACGGGGCGACCGCCCGCCACCTCCATCCGGACGAGCGCACCACGGCCGCCCGCATCCGCACCGCGCTCGACTCACGCGAGGACGCCATCGGTCACATGCCCGCAGAGCCGTCGCCGGGCGTCGAACTCCGGCGGCTGGGGTTCGAAGAGACCCTCGACCGCGTCGGCGGCACACTCGTCTCCCTCCACGAGGACGGCGACCCACTTCCCGAGTCGGAACCGCCCGCGGACCCGACGTTCGTACTCTCTGACCACAACGACTTCACCGCCGCCGAGCGCGACCTGCTCGCGGCGCGTGCCGACAGCAGGGTCCGGGTCGGTCCCGAACGGCTCCACGCCGACCACACCATCACCGTCGCGCACAACTGGCTCGACACCGACGGGTACACGGAGTATTGAATCGCCGCCCGACCGAACCGCCTTTTTCGGTCGCTGTGCGACTTCCGACGTGAGCGACCCCGCCGTCAGCGTCGTGATTCCCGTCTACGACCGCGCCGACAGGGTCGGCGACGCAATCGAGAGCGTCCGCGACCAGACGCTCGACGACTGGGAACTCGTCCTCGTGAACGACGGCTCGACCGACGGCTCGGGCGAGGTCATCGACGAGTACGCCGCCACAGACCCGCGGATTCACGCCCACCATCACGACGAGAACCGCGGAATCAGCGCGGCCCGCAACACCGGCATCGACGCCGCGACGGGCGAGTTCGTCTGCCCGCTCGACAGCGACGACCGCTTCCGGCCGGAGAAGCTCGCCCGCCAGCTCTCGTACATGCGCTCGCTTCCCGAGGACTACTGTGGCTGTTACACCGCGGGCGTCAGCTACGACGCCGCCGGGAGACGTATCGAAACGATTCGGACAGGTGCATCGGGTGATCTCTGGCCCGAGGTGCTCGTCCGCCACGACTTCCGGCCACACTCCTCGCACATGGTTCGGCGGTCGTGTCTCGATGCCGTCGGCGGCTACGACACCGACCTCGCGCGCGGCGTCGACTGGGACATCGCCATCCGACTCGCGCGCCGCTTCCGGGTCGGCTTTCTCGACGAAATTCTCGTCGAGCGCCGCTTCGCCGACGACAACGTCTCCGGCGACCCGACCGCCGGCAATCCGACGTATCAGGTCACTATCCGCGAATACCTCCGGGAGAAGTACGCCGACGCACTCGCCGCCAATCCCCGAACCGGTCGGCAGTTCGACGCCCGCCTCGCCCGTCACCGCGGGCTGGCGGCGCTCGAAGCGGGCGACCGCTGGCGTGCGCTCCGGGAGTTCACCCGTGCGACCCGACTCGAACCGACGCTCGGACACGCGCTGCTCGTCCCGCTGTCGGTCGGCGGCTGGTCGACGTATCGTCGCGCGTCACGGCTGGTCGACCGGAACACACCAGTTTAGAGGCCGGCTTCCGATGGAGGGGTATGCCGACGCTCGCACTCCTCGCCAGCCACCCGCTGGGCGTTCGCTGTCTCGACCGCCTCCACGACCACCCCGACATCGAGGTGACGACCGTCGTCACCTACGCCCCCGACGCCGAAACGTGGTGGGAGGGGTCGGTGCGCGGCCGCGCACACGAACTCGGGTACGACGTGCTCGCGCGCGAAGATGTCGACCGACTCACCGACACGCCCGTCGACTACCTGCTTTCCGTCTACTTCCCAGATATCCTCGGGGAGACGCTACTGGACCACCCGAACGAACTCCCGCTGAATCTCCATCAGGCCGAACTCCCCCGCTACCGTGGCAGTAACGTCTTCTCCCACTCCATCCTCAACGCCCGCGACGACGACTACTGGCAACACGGTACCACGCTGCACGTCATGGAGCCGTCGGTCGATTCGGGCGCCGTCATCGATCGTCGTTTCGCCGAGATTCGCGAGTCGGACACGGCGCGGTCGCTGTACGAACGCGTCAAGGAGCAGTCGGTCGAGTTATTCGAGGCGTGGCTGCCGGCCATCGCCGACCGCACCGTCGGCGACCACCAGACGCCACAGTCCGAGTTCGACGGCCCGCGCTACTTCTACGCGAAGGACAGCCTCGACGACCTGAAATCCATCCCGCCCGAGCGACTCGCCGATCCCGACACGGAACTCTACGACCGCATCCGTGCGCTGGATTTCCCGCCCCACGAGCCGGCGTGGACCACCGTCGCCGGCGAGCGTATCTACCTCACTCGCGACGGCTACCGACGCTACCAACGGTAACCGTCTCGCCCCGCTCGTCGGCCTGCTCGGCGTACGAAAGCAGTTCGACCGCGCGCGCACCGACTCGCCCCGAGGCGTCGAACGACCCGTCCCCGCGTGCGGCCGCGATGAACGACTCCACCTCCATCCGGAGCGGCTCGTAGCCGTCCACCTCGTAGGTGGTCTTCCCCTCGTCGCGTGCCCGGAGCTGGCCACCCTCCTCGACAACCGTCGCGTCGAACAGCGCCAGCTCCGTATCGGCCAGATAATCGATGGACGCCGCACGCTCCGTCCCGACGGCCACGAGTTCCCGGCGCTTCCCGAACGTCGGCACCTGCCACGAACTGTTGATGACGCCCGTCGCGTCCGCGTACTCGAGCACGACCGTCGCGGTCTCGTCGGTGTCCGGGCGGAGATGCCGGTCGAGTCGACAGTACACCGTCTCGGGGCGCTCGCCCACGAGCCACCCGTAGATATCAACGTCGTGGACGGCAAGCGAGTGGAGGGTGCCGGCCGTCGCTCGCGGCGCGCGGAAGGCGTACCGGTCCGTCGAGAGATACTTCAGCCGGCCGAGTTCCCCGCGGTCGACGCGGCGCTTGAGTTCGCGCAACGCCGGATGATATCGGAAGATGTGCCCGACGCCGAGCGTCGCGTCGGCAGCCTCGGCAGCGTCGACGATAGCCCACGCGTCGGCCGCCGTCAGCGCGAGCGGCTTCTCGACCAGACAGTCCGTCCCCGACGCGAGCAGGTCCGTCGCGATTTCGCGGTGGGTCGGTGAGGGTGTCGCCACGACCGCAGTGTCGACATCAAGGTCGGCGTGGTCGGTAACGTACTCGACCCCGTAGTCGTTGGCTGCCGAGGCCGCCCGGTCGCGGTCGGCGTCACAGACGACGAGTTCGTCGATGACGCCCGCTTCCGCCAGCTCCGCGCCGACGCGGACGTGGTTGCTCCCCCAGTAGCCGGTGCCGACGACGGCGTGGGTACTCATCGCTCCCCCTCGGCGAACGCCTCGACGGCGTCACACACCGTCGCGATGTCGTCGTCACTCAGTCGTGGATGCATCGGGAGCGACACGGTTCGAGCGCAGTACTCCGCCGCGACCGGGGTCTCGCTCGCGTCGACGCGCTCGCGCACCGCCGGCTGTGCCTGCACGGTGCGGTCGTAGTGGACGCCCGTCGAGACGCCCCGCTCGTCGAGGAACGCTCTGAACGCCTCGCGCTCGCCCGCTGGCACCTGCACCGGATAGTGGTGATAGACGTGCGTCGCCCCCTCGACGGTCGCCGGCGTCACGACCGCCGAACAGGCGTCGAGCCGGTCGTCGTACGCCGCGGCGGCCTCGCGGCGGCCATCAATCCACGAGGGAAGCCGGGCCAGCTGCTCGTCGCCGACCGCCGCGTTCGTCTCGTCGAGCCGGTAGTTCAGCCCGAGCGCGACGTGCTCGCCCGATTCGTCGCGCCCGTGATTCCGGAGCGCGCGGATGTGGTCTGCGAGCGTCTCGTCGTCGGTCGTCACCATCCCGCCGTCGCCGCCGACGGTCATGTTCTTGGTCGGGTAAAAAGAGAAACAGCCGATGTCGCCGAGGCTCCCGACCGGTCGGTCGTCGACCGTCGCGAGGTGCGCCTGTGCGGCGTCCTCGATGACGCGCAAGTCGTGATTGTCGGCGATAGCGAGGAGTTCGTCCATCGCCGCCGGCTGGCCGTGCATGTGGGTCACGGCGACCGCAGCGGGGGACTCGCTGGCTGCGACCGCGTCCTGCAGCGCGTCCGTGTCCATCGTGTACCGCTCGGGGTCGATGTCGACGAACCTCGGTGTCGCGCCGAGTTCGAGCACCGGCGACACGGTCGCGAAGTAGGTGTGTGCGGGGACGAACACCTCGTCGCCCGGGCCGATGTCGAGCGCCTTCATCCCGAGCAAGAGGGCGGCAGTCCCGTTCGAGACGGCGACCGCGTGGTCGGTCTCACACGCCGCAGCGAAGTTCGCTTCGAACGTCTCACACTCCGGTCCCTTGACGTGGCGACCGGACCGCAACACCGCCTCGACTCGTTCCACCATCGCGTCGTCCATCGCGATATCCGTGAACGGCACCGACTCTGACATATTTTCGCTCACACAGCCACGACCGTAGCTCTACCGACCCCGCTCCGGAAGGCTTTCGCCCCGGGCCACCCCACTGCGTGGCATGCCGCTCGTCTCCGCCCTGATACCGACGTACAACCGCGCGGACCGCGTCGGCGGCGCGATAGACAGCGCCCTCGCACAGACCCACGACGAGCTGGAGGTCGTCGTCGTGAACGACGGCTCCACCGACGACACCCGCGCGGTGCTCGCGGAGTACGCCGACGACGACCGCGTCCGCGTCCGCCACAACGAGGAAAACCGCGGCATCGCGGCCACTTTCGACCGCGCCGCCGAGGTTGCAAACGGCGAGTATCTGGGTATCTTGGGCGACGACGACCGCTGGCGTCCCGAGAAGACGACCCGCCAGCTCGACCGCTTCGCCCAACTCGGCGACGACTACGGCATCGTCTACGCCGGCGGCGTCAGGGTCGACGACGACGGGCAAACGCTCACCGAAGTGCACCCGACGGTCCACGGGGACTGCTACCCCGAGATTCTCACCGAATTCCCCCTCGCACCCCACTCCAGTCACCTCCTCCGGGCGTCCTGTCTCGATGCCGTCGGCGGCTTCGACACCGACTTCCCCGAGGCCGTCGACTGGGAGGTGAACATCCGGCTCGCCCGGGAGTTCCGCGTCGCATACGTGGACGAGGTTCTTGTCGAGCGCCAGTTCCACGGCGGCAACGTCTCCGGCGGTGCTCTCACTGGCGACCCCGCCTATCAGGTCGCCGCCCGCGACCGCATCTGGCGGAAGTTCCGCGAGGAACTGCGCGCACACCCCGAGACGGAGCGCCGGTTCGCCGCGACCCACGAGAAACACCGCGGGCGGGTCGCCGTCGGAGACCGCGACCGGCGGCGCGCGACGGCTCACTTCCTCGCCGCCTCGTGGCTCGACCCCTCCGTCGAACATCTCGGCTCGCTCGCGGCCGCGACGATTCACCCCCGGCTATACGACGCCCTCGCCGGCCGCGAAACCTCGCCCGCGGAGGTGCTCGGATGAAGGTCGCCGTCGTCGGACTCGGTCACATCGGGCTGCCGACCGCGCTCCTGCTGGCCCGGCGACACGAGGTGGTCGGCGTCGACGTGGACGAGTCGCTGGTCGCCACCCTCAACGACGGGGAGCTACCTCTCGACGAACCCGGGCTCGATTCGCTCCACGACGAGGTAGCGGAGCGGTTCACCGCGGCGACGGAGCCGGAGCCGGCAGACGCCTACGTCATCACCGTGCCGACGCCGCTCGACCAGCGCGAGAACGTCGCCGACCTCGGCTTCGTCCGCGCGGCCGTCGAATCCGTCGCCGAGGTGGTCTCCGCGGGCGAACTCGTGGTGCTCGAATCGACCGTGCCGCCGGGGACCTCCGAGCGACTCGTTCAGCCGATTCTCGCCGACGCCGCCGATGACGTGCGGTACGCCCACTGTCCCGAACGGGCTATCCCTGAGCGCACGCTCGAAGAGATGACAGCAAACGACCGCGTCGTCGGCACCGACGAGCGCGCGACCGAGACGATTCGGGACCTCTACGCGTTCACCGACGGCGAACTCCATCTGACGGACCCGACTACGGCTGAGTTCGTCAAGCTGGCCGAGAACACCTCTCGCGACGTGGGTATCGCGCTCGCAAACGAGTTCGCGATGCTCGCCGAGGGTATCGGCGTCGACGCCCACGAGGCAATCGACATCGCGAACGAACACCCCCGCGTCGACATCCTGAACCCCGGCCCGGGCGTCGGCGGCCACTGTATCACGACGGACCCGTGGTTCCTCACCGGGGCCGATGCGCAGGCCCGACTCGTCCCCCTCGCTCGCGATATCAACGACGGGATGCCGGACCACGTGCTCGGACTCGTGCGCGAACAGGTGGCACACGTCCGCCGGCCGCGAGTCGCCGTGCTCGGCGTCGCCTACAAGGGGAACGTCAGCGACACGCGCGAGACGCCGGCCGGCCGGTTCATCCGCCGGGCCGAGAACGACGGCTACGACGTGCGCGTCCACGATCCCCACGTCGAGGCCTACGACGAACCGCTGGTCGACCGCGAAACCGCCCTTGAGGGCGCAGATTGTGCGGTCGTCATCACCGACCACGACGCCTTCCGTGAGCTTTCGCCCGCCGACTTCGACGGGATGCGAACCCGGACCGTCGTCGACTCGCGGAACATCCTCGCCCACGAGACGCTTCGAGAGGCGGGTATCTCGGTGTCCGTGCTCGGCGACGGGACGCAAGGCTAGTTAGGGTCGGGGTCGCAGACGGGGGTATGAGCGACGACGCCGACCCACTCTACCGGATTATCGCCCGCAAGGTGCGTGCAAACGGGCTGAATCCGCGCTGGTGGGTGACGAACGCGTACCCGTGGCTCCGCCGTCGACTCCGCGATGCTGCGTTTCGCGGGCTGATGGAGTTCCGGCGTCGCGACGCCTTCGACCACTACGAGGCCGAGTGGGACAATCTCGTCATCCTCGACGCCTGCCGGTATGACCTCTTTGCGTCCACGCACGACCTCCCGGGCGAACTCGAACAGCGCCACTCCAAGGGATCTGCGACCGCCGAGTGGCTCCGCCGTCACTTCGCCAACCGCGACGCCCACGACACCGTCTACGTGACGGCGAATCCGATGTATCGCGCGACCGAGTGGGTCGGCGCGGACCTCTCGGAGACGTTCCACGACGTTATCGACCTGACCGAGGGTGCGTTCGTCGAGGACGGCACCACGATGCCGTACACCGTCGCCGCCGCAGCCGCGTGGGCCGCAGATGAATACCCCGACAAGCGGCTGCTCGTCCACTTCATGCAGCCACATCACCCGTTCGTTAGCCGATTCGCCCGCGAACGCGGGCTGCTTGACCCCGAGATGCGCCTCCGACAGTTCGTCACCGACGGCGAGACCAAGACGGAGGTCCGGGCGTGGCGCGCGTGGGGCCGGCAGGTCGAGGAGGGGGAACTTCCCGTCGAGACGCTGTGGCGGGCCTACCGCGAGAACCTCAAACTCGCGCTCCCTGCTGTCCATGACCTACTGGATGCGCTTGACGGCCGAACCGTCGTGACCAGTGACCACGGCAACATGCTCGGTGAGCGCGCGACCCCGTTCGCCGAAACCGTCTGGGGCCACCCGCAGGAGTACCAGACGCCCGAACTGGTCGGCGTGCCGTGGCTGGTCACCAATCCCGACGCGCCGAGACGGGCGACGACGGCCGACCCACCAATCGACCGCACCGCCCGCGACGCCGCCGACGATGAACTCTCCGACCGACTCTCCGCGCTCGGGTATGCCTGACCTCGAAGGGCAGGCCGCCCGCGGCGGGCTGTGGGCGGCCGGCGAGACCGCGCTCGTCCGCGGGCTCGAACTCCTCCGATACGTCGCCATCGCCCGCCTGCTCGTTCCGAGCCAAATCGGGCTGTTCACGTTCGGTATCATCACCCTCTCGGTCGTCAAGCAGTTCTCGAATCTGGGTATCGACGCCGCCATCATCGCACAGGACGGCGATATCGACCGCCAACTCGATGCCGCCTTCAGCCTCCAAATCGTTCGCTCGCTCGTCCTTGCCGGCCTCCTCTACGTCGCCGCGCCGATTCCGGCCGCCGTCTTCGGCGATGAGTCCGTCGTCCGGCTCGTCCGGCTCATTGCTATCATCCCGCTCATCGATACGGTGGAGAACCCCGCGACCGTCGTCTTCGAGAAGGAGCTGAACTTCCGGCGGCGCTCGCTGTTCCGGATTTCGGGCGTGCTCGCGAACGCGGCCGTCTCGATTGGACTTGCCTACCGATTCCGGTCCGTCGACGCACTCGTGGCCGGAGTCATCGCCGGCGCGGCGGTTCATACCGTCGTCTCGCATCTCCTCACCGACCACAGCCCGTTTCCCTCGTTCGATATCGAACAGATGCGAACGCTGTTCGACTACGGCAAGTGGCTCACCGGCAGTTCCATCGTCTCGTGGATTTACCGGGAGGGAGACGACGCGCTCGTCGGGGCCGTCGTCGGGAGCGCCGGCCTCGCCTACTACCGGAGCGCGTTCCAGTTCGGGCAGGCCCCTCAGTCCGAACTCACGGGCGTCGTCAGCGAGGTGGCGTTCCCGACGTACGCGCAAGTGAAGGACGACGCCCACGCCCTGCTGGTCGGCTACCGGCGGACGCTCTCTGTCGCCGTGACAGCCGTCTTCCCTGCCGCCGCCGGCACCGCACTCGTCGCGCCCGCCTTCGTCCCGGTCGTGCTCGGACCGGGGTGGGAGCCGACGATTCGCCCGCTCCGGATTATCGCGCTTGCAGCCGTCGGTCACGCCGTCGCGGCCACCGCTGGCTCGCTCTGGCAGGCGCTCGACCGCCCGGACCTCTCGACGAAGACACAGACGCTCTCGATGGTCGTCCTCGCCGTGACCGCCGTACCCGCCACCCTCGAATACGGCGTTGTCGGCACCGCGACCGCCGTTACCGTCACCGCGTTCGTCGTCGCGCCGGTCCGCATCCTGCTCGTCGCGCGGCTGCTCGATACCTCGATTGTTTCGCTCCTGACGCCGGTCGCCGGACCGGCACTCGCGACGCTGTCGATGGCTGCCGCTGTCGCGCCGACGGTCACAGCCCTCCCGACGACGTTGCTCGGACTGCTCGGGAGTATCGGGGTCGGCGTCGTCGCCTACGGCGTGGCCATCCTGGTGCTCGACGTGACCCGGCTCGATACCCTCGCGCCAGTTCGGGAACTGCTCGACGCGCTCACCTGAGCAGCCCCTGTCCCGTGAGCCGTCGCTCCTTCTCGCGACAGAAGTCGGTCCACGTCGGGACGGCGTCCCGGTTCGGCGTCTCGTCGCTGTCGAGTCGCGCAGCGACGGCGTCGGCCCACGATTCGGGGTCGGGGTCGGCGACCGAGACGGCCGGCTCCGCAGCGAGTAGTTCCTTCGCGTAGGTGTCCATCGAGAGCACCACGGGCGTCCCGACGCCGTACGCCTCCAGCGGCGACAGCCCGTAGGACATCCACGCCGAGCAGCCGAACACGTCCGCGCCGGCGTAGTAACCCGGCAGGTCGGCGTCGTCGACGTAGCCGGCGAACGTCACCCGACCCTCGACGCCGGCGTCGGCGACCGCCTCGCGCAGTCGTCCCTCGTCCGGGCCGGTGCCACAGACGGTGAGTCCCACGTCGTAGCCACGCTCCGCGAGCCGAGCGACGGCGCGAATCTGGGTCTCGATGCGCTTGCGCGGGTCGAGTCTGCTCACCGACAGCAGGTCGTACTCGTGCTCGGAGAGCGCCCGGGGGTCGTGGCTGTCCAGCCACGCCGCGTCGATACCCGGCCGGACGACGGTGCTGTCGGCGTCGTACAGCCCGTCGAGTTCGCGGGCGACACGCTGTGAACCGGTGAAGACGGCCGCCGCCTTCCGGAGCCCGCGCCCGCGAACGCGCTCGCCAATCGTCGCCCACAGTCGTTGTCGCGCAGAGAGGTTCGGCGGGTCGTGGAACGTCCGGTGGCCCGGCACCTCCGAAACGAGTCGCTCGTAGGCCGGGGTGTTGACGTGCGGGACGAGCCGCGGGTCGTCGGGAAACCACAGCACGGAGCCGTGGACGTGGGGCGCATACGGCGTCCCGTCGAGACCACAACAGACGCTCACTTCCTCGGTGGCGTAGTGGGAGAGAACGAGGTCGGGGTCGCGCTCGGAAAGCAGGGGACGAAGCCGGCGAACCCCGCGCCACCCCTTGTGCGGGCGACCGTATTCGACCGCCTCCACGCTGTCTGGCAGCGTCTCTGCCACGTAGTCGGCGTCGTACTCCGGAGCGAACACCGTCACCTCGTGGTCGTCGGCGAAGTGGCTCGCCTCCTCGATGCAGAGCCGTTCCGCGCCGCCGGGGGGTGCGAGCGTGAGACCGAAGACGACGCAGATGTGCATACCCGGCGAACGCCGCGACGGAAAAAGTCAGTTGTGCTCGGTGTCGTTCGGCTACGGCAGTCGAACGGACAGGAGTGCTGTCCGGTTACGGCAACCGGACAGACAGGAGTGACGTTCGTCTACGGCAGTCGAACGGACAGATGCTTACTCGCGCGATAGGCTCGCCACCCGCCGAGCGCCGACGCGAGCGGGACGGCCCGCGCGGGCGTCGGCCGGGTTCGAAAGGCGCGCCAGAACTCACTGAGTGCGGCGCGACGCTCCCCCGACCGGAGCAGTTGTTCTCCGGCCTTGCGTGCCGTGTCCGCGACCGCCCGTTTGCGCGCCGCCGGATACTCCTCGTAGAGGGCAGCGTACTCGTCGATGATGTCGCGCCGGCCCTCGATGAGTCCCATCGACTTCCCGCGGGAG
This portion of the Halosegnis longus genome encodes:
- a CDS encoding lipopolysaccharide biosynthesis protein, whose translation is MPDLEGQAARGGLWAAGETALVRGLELLRYVAIARLLVPSQIGLFTFGIITLSVVKQFSNLGIDAAIIAQDGDIDRQLDAAFSLQIVRSLVLAGLLYVAAPIPAAVFGDESVVRLVRLIAIIPLIDTVENPATVVFEKELNFRRRSLFRISGVLANAAVSIGLAYRFRSVDALVAGVIAGAAVHTVVSHLLTDHSPFPSFDIEQMRTLFDYGKWLTGSSIVSWIYREGDDALVGAVVGSAGLAYYRSAFQFGQAPQSELTGVVSEVAFPTYAQVKDDAHALLVGYRRTLSVAVTAVFPAAAGTALVAPAFVPVVLGPGWEPTIRPLRIIALAAVGHAVAATAGSLWQALDRPDLSTKTQTLSMVVLAVTAVPATLEYGVVGTATAVTVTAFVVAPVRILLVARLLDTSIVSLLTPVAGPALATLSMAAAVAPTVTALPTTLLGLLGSIGVGVVAYGVAILVLDVTRLDTLAPVRELLDALT
- a CDS encoding glycosyltransferase family 4 protein, which codes for MHICVVFGLTLAPPGGAERLCIEEASHFADDHEVTVFAPEYDADYVAETLPDSVEAVEYGRPHKGWRGVRRLRPLLSERDPDLVLSHYATEEVSVCCGLDGTPYAPHVHGSVLWFPDDPRLVPHVNTPAYERLVSEVPGHRTFHDPPNLSARQRLWATIGERVRGRGLRKAAAVFTGSQRVARELDGLYDADSTVVRPGIDAAWLDSHDPRALSEHEYDLLSVSRLDPRKRIETQIRAVARLAERGYDVGLTVCGTGPDEGRLREAVADAGVEGRVTFAGYVDDADLPGYYAGADVFGCSAWMSYGLSPLEAYGVGTPVVLSMDTYAKELLAAEPAVSVADPDPESWADAVAARLDSDETPNRDAVPTWTDFCREKERRLTGQGLLR